In Hemiscyllium ocellatum isolate sHemOce1 chromosome 2, sHemOce1.pat.X.cur, whole genome shotgun sequence, a single window of DNA contains:
- the cdc37l1 gene encoding hsp90 co-chaperone Cdc37-like 1 isoform X1 has protein sequence MMLLLMMMMMMMDYRPGFPAATSDDDEEEEEDDEEEEEEEEEEEEEGQRHKPLPSMACPSQVHMGGVDSVCHTQQELVKKTMECGWRLAEAQQRLCDLELHNSESLEQERAKAQVEFWELKQKEEEWRQKEEELTWNERLSSWNIDTNSREGFNKSMINKKSKEIEEDGKNVTFVQRYHQQIRHFGMLKRWVDSQRYLSDHPHLICQDTANYLINWCFNLKKEEKQALMEQVAHQTVVMQFIIELGRSLQQDPRGCFRQFFEKAKIAEEGYMDAFNNELAEFIQRVREFAETKTAETVSMHNVAQHLNHLNVHGLPPMEVFESLPLELKRCFQLQDVHVLQNTLSNMDPQVAEHYLQRCIDAGLRIYNTKEAKEERNEEPKMDIS, from the exons ATGatgctgctgctgatgatgatgatgatgatgatggattACCGGCCTGGCTTTCCCGCAGCCACTTCAGACGACGACGAAGAAGAAGAGGAAGACGacgaggaggaggaagaagaagaagaggaggaggaggaagaaggaCAGCGGCATAAGCCCCTCCCCAGCATGGCGTGTCCCAGTCAG GTTCACATGGGTGGAGTAGATAGTGTTTGTCACACGCAACAGGAGTTGGTGAAGAAGACAATGGAATGTGGCTGGAGGCTCGCTGAAGCTCAACAGAGACTTTGTGATTTGGAACTGCACAATTCCGAGTCTTTGGAACAAGAACGGGCCAAAGCACAGGTTGAATTCTGGGAACTGAAGCAAAAAGAAGAGGAATGGAGGCAAAAGGAGGAAGAGCTGACCTGGAATGAGAGGCTAAGTTCATGGAACATTGATACAAACAGTAGGGAAGGTTTTAATAAG AGTATGATCAATAAAAAATCTAAAGAAATAGAGGAAGATGGGAAAAATGTAACTTTTGTACAGAGATATCACCAGCAGATCAGGCACTTTG GCATGTTGAAGCGATGGGTTGATAGCCAGAGATATTTATCGGATCACCCTCACCTCATTTGTCAAGATACGGCAAACTACCTAATAAACTGgtgttttaatttaaaaaaggaagag AAACAAGCACTGATGGAACAGGTGGCACACCAAACTGTTGTGATGCAGTTCATTATCGAACTGGGCAGAAGTCTTCAGCAAGATCCTCGTGGCTGCTTCAGACagttttttgagaaagcaaaA ATAGCTGAAGAAGGTTATATGGACGCATTTAACAATGAACTAGCAGAGTTTATTCAACGGGTTCGAGAATTTGCAGAAACCAAGACTGCAGAAACAGTATCAATGCATAATGTGGCTCAGCACTTGAATCATTTGAATGTTCATGGTTTGCCTCCGATGGAAGTGTTTGAATCTCTGCCACTG GAACTCAAACGGTGTTTCCAGTTGCAAGACGTCCATGTCCTTCAGAACACGCTAAGCAACATGGACCCACAG
- the cdc37l1 gene encoding hsp90 co-chaperone Cdc37-like 1 isoform X2, translating into MMLLLMMMMMMMDYRPGFPAATSDDDEEEEEDDEEEEEEEEEEEEEGQRHKPLPSMACPSQVHMGGVDSVCHTQQELVKKTMECGWRLAEAQQRLCDLELHNSESLEQERAKAQVEFWELKQKEEEWRQKEEELTWNERLSSWNIDTNSREGFNKSMINKKSKEIEEDGKNVTFVQRYHQQIRHFGMLKRWVDSQRYLSDHPHLICQDTANYLINWCFNLKKEEKQALMEQVAHQTVVMQFIIELGRSLQQDPRGCFRQFFEKAKIAEEGYMDAFNNELAEFIQRVREFAETKTAETVSMHNVAQHLNHLNVHGLPPMEVFESLPLELKRCFQLQDVHVLQNTLSNMDPQPY; encoded by the exons ATGatgctgctgctgatgatgatgatgatgatgatggattACCGGCCTGGCTTTCCCGCAGCCACTTCAGACGACGACGAAGAAGAAGAGGAAGACGacgaggaggaggaagaagaagaagaggaggaggaggaagaaggaCAGCGGCATAAGCCCCTCCCCAGCATGGCGTGTCCCAGTCAG GTTCACATGGGTGGAGTAGATAGTGTTTGTCACACGCAACAGGAGTTGGTGAAGAAGACAATGGAATGTGGCTGGAGGCTCGCTGAAGCTCAACAGAGACTTTGTGATTTGGAACTGCACAATTCCGAGTCTTTGGAACAAGAACGGGCCAAAGCACAGGTTGAATTCTGGGAACTGAAGCAAAAAGAAGAGGAATGGAGGCAAAAGGAGGAAGAGCTGACCTGGAATGAGAGGCTAAGTTCATGGAACATTGATACAAACAGTAGGGAAGGTTTTAATAAG AGTATGATCAATAAAAAATCTAAAGAAATAGAGGAAGATGGGAAAAATGTAACTTTTGTACAGAGATATCACCAGCAGATCAGGCACTTTG GCATGTTGAAGCGATGGGTTGATAGCCAGAGATATTTATCGGATCACCCTCACCTCATTTGTCAAGATACGGCAAACTACCTAATAAACTGgtgttttaatttaaaaaaggaagag AAACAAGCACTGATGGAACAGGTGGCACACCAAACTGTTGTGATGCAGTTCATTATCGAACTGGGCAGAAGTCTTCAGCAAGATCCTCGTGGCTGCTTCAGACagttttttgagaaagcaaaA ATAGCTGAAGAAGGTTATATGGACGCATTTAACAATGAACTAGCAGAGTTTATTCAACGGGTTCGAGAATTTGCAGAAACCAAGACTGCAGAAACAGTATCAATGCATAATGTGGCTCAGCACTTGAATCATTTGAATGTTCATGGTTTGCCTCCGATGGAAGTGTTTGAATCTCTGCCACTG GAACTCAAACGGTGTTTCCAGTTGCAAGACGTCCATGTCCTTCAGAACACGCTAAGCAACATGGACCCACAG